In Colwellia sp. PAMC 20917, a single genomic region encodes these proteins:
- a CDS encoding STAS domain-containing protein, with protein MKKISFIEKDSRVVFSGELTLLTIDNSFEKKSKGLIKSGVLIFDLSNVSKVDTACLAWLLAMLELSNKTDCQLTFDNLPKDLIKLAQLSCVDMFLPKTDSTLNQ; from the coding sequence GTGAAGAAAATTAGTTTTATTGAAAAAGATTCCCGAGTTGTTTTTAGTGGTGAATTAACCTTATTAACTATTGATAATTCATTTGAAAAAAAATCAAAAGGTTTGATTAAATCAGGGGTATTAATCTTTGATTTGTCGAATGTTTCAAAAGTCGACACGGCTTGTTTAGCTTGGTTACTTGCCATGCTAGAATTAAGTAATAAGACTGACTGCCAATTAACTTTTGATAATTTACCAAAAGATTTAATTAAATTAGCTCAGTTAAGTTGTGTTGATATGTTCTTACCAAAAACTGATAGTACGCTTAATCAGTAA
- a CDS encoding BolA family protein, with the protein MEVSDIEKLLNDALELDELHVAFDGSQCKVIAVADFLGELSRVKKQQAIYAPLAETIKAGAIHAVSIKTFTTSVWQREKMFNLPL; encoded by the coding sequence GTGGAAGTTTCAGATATAGAAAAATTACTTAATGATGCCCTTGAACTTGATGAGTTACATGTTGCATTTGATGGATCACAATGCAAAGTGATTGCGGTTGCAGACTTTCTCGGTGAATTGAGCCGTGTAAAGAAGCAACAAGCAATATATGCACCTTTAGCAGAGACTATTAAAGCGGGTGCAATTCATGCGGTATCGATTAAAACTTTCACAACGTCAGTTTGGCAACGTGAAAAAATGTTTAATCTTCCGCTTTAA
- a CDS encoding calcium/sodium antiporter: MLLQILILLVSLVTLVWSADKFVFGASSLARNFGISPMIIGLTIVAMGSSAPEMMIAATASLDGNNNTAIGNAIGSNITNIALVLGITALFQPLNVSSSTVRREIPLILIVTALAYWMLSDDYFGFNEGLSLMIGFFVYIFALLFITIRASKTRPIDDPLIIEAEQEVPDAVSKPKSLLWLVVGIIFLPMSASYLVDSSVFIAKAFGISDLVIGLTVIAVGTSLPELAASIMSIIKKEDDLALGSIIGSNIFNILAVLSLAGLIAPGEVDSDAAARDAPYMLGVTVLLFILCFTRRAGKFCIGRVKGLLLIGAFIAYQALLFSQIKQ; this comes from the coding sequence ATGTTATTACAGATTCTAATTTTACTTGTTTCACTTGTTACTCTGGTATGGAGTGCTGATAAATTTGTTTTTGGTGCCTCATCATTAGCAAGAAATTTTGGTATCTCACCGATGATTATTGGTTTAACTATTGTTGCCATGGGTTCATCTGCTCCAGAAATGATGATTGCAGCGACAGCATCTTTAGACGGTAACAATAATACAGCTATCGGTAACGCAATCGGCTCAAACATTACTAACATTGCTTTGGTACTGGGTATAACGGCATTATTTCAACCTTTAAACGTATCCTCATCAACGGTAAGACGAGAAATTCCATTAATTTTAATTGTTACCGCCCTTGCCTATTGGATGCTTTCTGACGATTACTTTGGCTTTAACGAAGGCTTGTCATTGATGATTGGCTTTTTTGTTTATATATTTGCGTTACTTTTTATCACCATTAGAGCCTCTAAAACTCGGCCAATTGATGATCCATTGATCATTGAAGCAGAACAAGAAGTGCCAGACGCGGTTAGCAAACCTAAATCTTTACTTTGGCTAGTCGTTGGTATTATTTTCTTACCTATGAGTGCTAGCTACCTGGTCGATTCATCCGTTTTTATTGCTAAAGCATTTGGCATCAGTGACTTAGTGATTGGTTTGACCGTTATTGCTGTTGGCACAAGCTTGCCAGAACTTGCGGCAAGTATTATGAGTATTATCAAGAAAGAAGATGATTTAGCGCTAGGAAGTATTATTGGCTCTAATATCTTTAATATTTTGGCTGTACTCTCGCTCGCTGGCCTAATTGCACCGGGCGAAGTAGACTCAGATGCCGCAGCACGCGACGCCCCTTACATGCTCGGCGTTACCGTATTATTATTTATACTGTGTTTTACTCGTCGTGCCGGAAAGTTTTGCATTGGCCGCGTAAAAGGTTTGCTATTAATCGGCGCTTTTATCGCTTATCAAGCGCTACTTTTTAGTCAAATAAAGCAATAA
- a CDS encoding SMI1/KNR4 family protein, protein MNSIDLFVKNWGSKNAMVAIASEDITELELKLSAYLPDAYKYLISTYGLVHTPNVLTKICDLGVDITEVQDFLSLDDVFSLSKLYEMTGMPKGHILFASDCKGSMFCFKLSDCTHRQADSAVWFYDHTAVTVNKVANSFTEWLEAFNEL, encoded by the coding sequence ATGAATAGCATTGATCTTTTTGTAAAAAATTGGGGCAGTAAAAACGCCATGGTAGCAATAGCCAGTGAGGATATAACTGAGCTAGAATTAAAATTATCTGCTTACTTGCCTGATGCATATAAATATTTGATATCGACTTACGGTTTAGTACACACGCCAAATGTATTAACTAAAATCTGTGATTTAGGTGTCGATATTACCGAAGTACAAGATTTTTTAAGCCTTGATGATGTTTTTTCCCTTTCAAAGTTATATGAAATGACCGGTATGCCAAAAGGCCATATCTTGTTTGCATCTGATTGTAAGGGCAGTATGTTTTGCTTCAAGCTGAGTGATTGTACGCACAGACAAGCAGACAGTGCAGTATGGTTCTATGATCACACGGCGGTAACGGTAAACAAGGTCGCTAATTCTTTTACAGAATGGCTGGAGGCGTTTAATGAACTTTGA
- the murA gene encoding UDP-N-acetylglucosamine 1-carboxyvinyltransferase: MDAFKITGGTALKGEVTISGAKNAALPILMSALLSKTPITFSNVPKLNDIETTIKLLSQLGAKAHWSGDNELVIDASTIDHCRASYELVKTMRASILVLGPLLARFGHAEVSLPGGCAIGARPVNLHIHGLKLMGADIDVENGYIIARNNGRLKGATIFMDTVSVTGTENLMMAAALADGITTIENAAREPEIVDLAKCLNAMGAKVSGAGTDTLSIEGVAELSGTQYRVMPDRIETGTFLVAAAVTQGKVKCVNTDPKALEAVISKLQEAGAEITTGDDWIELTMNQRPKAVNIRTAPHPAFPTDMQAQFVTMNVIAKGMATTTETIFENRFMHVPELQRMGADISLEGNTAISCGVESLNGAQVMATDLRASASLVIAGLVATSETQVDRIYHIDRGYQNIEDKLQALGANITRIKTS, encoded by the coding sequence TTGGATGCATTTAAAATAACAGGTGGTACGGCCCTAAAGGGTGAAGTAACCATCTCGGGCGCAAAAAACGCCGCTTTACCGATATTAATGTCAGCACTTCTCTCTAAGACACCGATTACATTTAGTAACGTTCCTAAGTTAAATGATATTGAAACGACGATTAAATTGCTAAGTCAATTAGGTGCTAAAGCTCATTGGTCTGGTGACAATGAATTAGTTATTGATGCAAGTACTATAGATCATTGCCGTGCATCGTACGAGTTAGTTAAAACTATGCGCGCGTCTATATTAGTTTTAGGCCCGTTATTGGCGCGTTTTGGTCATGCTGAAGTTTCTTTGCCCGGCGGTTGTGCTATTGGCGCAAGACCAGTGAATTTACATATTCACGGTTTAAAGTTAATGGGCGCAGACATAGACGTTGAAAATGGTTATATCATCGCTCGCAATAATGGGCGTTTAAAAGGTGCGACCATTTTTATGGATACGGTAAGTGTTACCGGCACTGAAAACTTGATGATGGCTGCAGCATTAGCCGACGGTATTACCACGATTGAAAATGCTGCCCGCGAACCAGAAATTGTTGATTTAGCTAAGTGCTTAAATGCTATGGGTGCTAAAGTTTCTGGCGCAGGTACAGATACACTGAGCATAGAGGGTGTTGCCGAGTTATCAGGCACACAGTATCGTGTTATGCCAGATCGTATTGAAACAGGCACTTTTTTAGTGGCTGCTGCGGTTACTCAAGGCAAGGTTAAGTGTGTAAATACAGATCCTAAAGCTTTAGAAGCGGTTATAAGTAAGTTACAAGAAGCAGGCGCAGAAATTACCACCGGTGATGATTGGATCGAGCTAACGATGAATCAGCGACCAAAAGCGGTTAATATTCGCACTGCTCCTCATCCTGCTTTTCCTACGGATATGCAAGCACAGTTCGTAACAATGAACGTAATTGCAAAAGGTATGGCAACGACAACAGAAACTATTTTTGAAAATCGTTTTATGCATGTTCCTGAACTACAACGCATGGGCGCTGATATTAGCCTTGAAGGCAATACCGCTATTTCTTGTGGTGTTGAATCACTAAACGGTGCGCAAGTAATGGCAACAGACTTACGTGCTTCAGCAAGTTTAGTGATTGCTGGCTTAGTGGCGACCTCAGAAACACAAGTTGACCGTATTTATCATATTGACCGCGGTTACCAAAATATTGAAGATAAACTACAAGCACTTGGTGCGAATATTACGCGCATTAAAACGAGTTAG
- the mlaF gene encoding phospholipid ABC transporter ATP-binding protein MlaF: MPENLVDIQNLTFKRDERVIYDDISLSIPKGKVTAIMGPSGIGKTTLLRLIGGQLRPNSGKILFDGQNIPTLSRSALYEARKRMSMLFQSGALFTDMSVYDNIAFPMREHSTLSESLIEKMVLMKLEVVGLRGARNLTPGELSGGMARRVALARAIALDPELILYDEPFAGQDPISMGVIVRLIKDLNEALGLTSVVVSHDVTEVMSIADYIYIIAEKKIIGHGTPSEISKQTSPLVQQFIQGEADGPVPFHFPSAPYQDELMGKEPK, from the coding sequence ATGCCTGAAAACTTGGTCGATATCCAGAACCTTACGTTTAAACGTGATGAACGAGTGATCTATGATGATATTAGTTTGTCGATCCCTAAAGGAAAAGTTACCGCGATAATGGGGCCAAGTGGTATTGGTAAAACCACCTTATTACGTTTAATTGGCGGTCAACTCAGACCTAATTCAGGTAAAATACTTTTTGACGGACAAAATATTCCAACATTATCACGCAGTGCACTTTATGAAGCACGTAAACGTATGAGCATGTTGTTTCAAAGTGGCGCATTATTTACCGATATGAGTGTTTACGACAATATTGCTTTTCCGATGCGCGAACACAGTACCTTGTCAGAATCGTTAATTGAAAAAATGGTATTAATGAAACTTGAGGTCGTTGGTTTACGCGGTGCTCGAAATTTAACACCTGGCGAACTTTCTGGTGGCATGGCACGAAGAGTTGCCCTTGCTCGCGCTATCGCCTTAGACCCCGAACTCATTTTGTATGATGAGCCTTTTGCGGGACAAGACCCTATTTCAATGGGTGTTATTGTTCGTTTAATAAAAGATTTAAATGAAGCGTTAGGTTTAACCTCCGTTGTGGTCTCACATGACGTTACAGAAGTAATGAGTATTGCCGATTACATTTATATTATTGCAGAAAAGAAAATTATTGGTCATGGCACACCGTCAGAGATAAGTAAGCAAACATCACCACTGGTGCAACAATTTATTCAAGGTGAAGCTGATGGTCCCGTACCATTTCATTTTCCTAGCGCCCCTTATCAAGATGAATTAATGGGTAAGGAGCCTAAATAA
- a CDS encoding DUF3185 family protein has product MNNKIIGITLIIIGVAVAIWGYNIYDSASAQLTRTLSGDTPVEAWAGMIGGVIAVVIGITRVK; this is encoded by the coding sequence ATGAATAATAAAATTATTGGTATTACCCTTATCATTATTGGTGTTGCTGTCGCTATTTGGGGTTATAACATTTATGACTCAGCTAGCGCTCAACTTACTCGTACGTTAAGCGGTGATACGCCTGTTGAAGCTTGGGCAGGAATGATCGGTGGTGTTATTGCTGTTGTTATCGGTATCACAAGAGTAAAGTAA
- a CDS encoding ABC transporter substrate-binding protein has protein sequence MKKLFTAIIALALMVSVSATAKAVDSKNPYAMIETVAKVTFKRFSDEQPEIRKNPEILKDIVREELMPYINYRYAALKVIGFKNFEQTTSQSRADFVDVFREYLVTSYAQVFTLYKQQEVEFEPERDFDDAKVVAVRTSVLDPGRPPIDISFRVRRNTTTNEWKAYDMVAEGVSLLDSKEVELSGLIRQKGLPYVTEMLKEKSDQKIVFK, from the coding sequence ATGAAAAAATTATTTACAGCAATAATCGCTTTAGCATTAATGGTGAGTGTTAGCGCAACAGCAAAAGCGGTTGACAGTAAAAATCCGTACGCGATGATCGAAACGGTAGCGAAAGTAACTTTTAAACGTTTTTCTGACGAACAACCAGAAATTCGTAAGAACCCTGAAATATTGAAAGATATCGTTCGTGAAGAGTTAATGCCTTACATTAATTACCGATATGCAGCATTGAAAGTTATCGGTTTTAAAAACTTTGAACAAACAACTTCGCAAAGCAGAGCTGATTTCGTTGATGTTTTTAGAGAGTATTTAGTTACCTCATATGCACAAGTCTTTACCTTGTATAAGCAACAAGAAGTTGAATTTGAACCAGAAAGAGACTTTGATGACGCTAAGGTTGTTGCTGTTAGAACCTCGGTTTTAGACCCAGGTAGACCGCCTATTGATATATCATTTCGTGTCAGAAGAAATACTACAACCAATGAATGGAAAGCTTACGATATGGTTGCCGAAGGTGTTAGTTTACTTGATAGTAAAGAAGTAGAACTTAGCGGCTTAATACGTCAAAAAGGTTTGCCATACGTTACTGAAATGTTAAAAGAAAAAAGCGATCAAAAAATCGTTTTTAAGTAG
- a CDS encoding flavin reductase family protein: MNFDITELGVQEKYRLLNGGVTPRPIAWISTRSKDGVDNLAPYSFFTVASCNPPVLLYTQVTQRSGLDKDTLQNLRETGECVINIVNSSLLAQMNKTSASISPDESEFNFAGVDKIGSRSVAPFSVKASPIRYECTLRELITLGDLPAGGTLVLLDVKSIYVRDDLYNEAGINQVLIDSVGKMGGDGYSLTSEYIALERP; the protein is encoded by the coding sequence ATGAACTTTGATATTACAGAACTTGGCGTTCAGGAAAAATATCGCCTGCTCAATGGTGGTGTTACACCAAGACCAATCGCTTGGATCAGTACACGTTCTAAAGACGGTGTTGACAATCTTGCTCCTTACTCTTTTTTTACGGTGGCCAGTTGTAATCCTCCGGTACTTCTCTATACGCAGGTAACGCAACGCAGTGGTCTTGATAAGGACACCTTACAAAACCTAAGAGAAACGGGTGAATGTGTTATTAATATTGTTAATAGCTCATTATTGGCCCAAATGAACAAAACAAGTGCCAGTATTAGTCCCGATGAAAGTGAATTTAACTTTGCTGGGGTTGATAAAATAGGTAGCCGTAGCGTGGCACCATTTTCGGTTAAAGCGTCGCCAATTCGTTATGAATGCACATTAAGAGAACTTATTACTCTTGGTGATTTACCTGCTGGAGGAACGCTTGTGCTTTTAGATGTAAAGTCTATTTATGTACGTGATGACCTATACAACGAAGCAGGGATAAACCAAGTGTTAATTGATTCTGTTGGTAAAATGGGCGGCGATGGTTATAGTCTAACTTCAGAATATATAGCCCTTGAACGCCCATAA
- the mlaE gene encoding lipid asymmetry maintenance ABC transporter permease subunit MlaE: MNSLQSLGHNIIATITGLGRAIVLLLSALLHVPNVRKGFPLLVQQLYSVGVLSLMIVVVSGLFIGMVISLQGYTILVGYGAEGSLGPMVALSLLRELGPVVAALLFAGRAGSALTAEIGLMKATEQLSSLEMMAIDPLRRVIAPRFWAGFISLPLLAAIFSAVGILGGHLVGVEWLGVDSGTFWSVMQAQVDFQKDILNGVIKSVVFAFVVTWIAVYKGYDCVPTSEGISRATTSTVVQSSLLVLGLDFVLTALMFAS, translated from the coding sequence ATGAATAGTTTACAAAGTTTAGGCCACAACATTATCGCCACGATTACGGGATTAGGGCGAGCAATAGTGTTATTACTATCTGCATTGCTTCATGTGCCGAATGTACGTAAAGGCTTTCCTCTATTGGTGCAGCAGTTATATTCTGTTGGCGTACTTTCACTGATGATAGTGGTGGTATCCGGTTTATTTATTGGCATGGTTATCTCGCTACAGGGCTATACTATTTTAGTGGGCTATGGTGCAGAAGGCAGTTTAGGACCTATGGTCGCACTCTCTTTACTCCGTGAATTAGGCCCTGTGGTTGCTGCACTATTATTTGCAGGGCGTGCAGGTTCGGCGTTAACTGCCGAAATTGGTTTAATGAAAGCAACAGAACAATTATCAAGTTTAGAGATGATGGCAATTGATCCGTTACGTCGTGTTATTGCGCCAAGATTTTGGGCAGGGTTTATTAGTTTACCTTTGCTAGCCGCTATTTTTTCTGCCGTAGGGATATTAGGTGGTCATCTTGTCGGTGTTGAATGGTTGGGCGTAGACAGTGGTACATTCTGGTCAGTGATGCAGGCTCAAGTTGATTTTCAAAAAGATATTCTTAATGGGGTGATAAAATCTGTTGTTTTTGCTTTTGTTGTCACTTGGATAGCTGTTTATAAAGGTTACGATTGTGTACCAACATCAGAAGGTATTAGTCGAGCGACAACTTCAACAGTTGTACAATCATCATTATTGGTTTTAGGGTTAGATTTTGTATTAACAGCATTAATGTTTGCCAGTTAA
- the mlaD gene encoding outer membrane lipid asymmetry maintenance protein MlaD, which produces MVSKKIELMVGLFAAIGIAALLMLALKVADSGISGNSETYQLYAKFDNIGGLKVRSAIKVGGVVVGRVSHITIDAKDYTPVVTLDIYTQYINFSEATSVSILTAGLLGEQYVGLRPGFVDESVGTLVPGDFIEDTKPALVLEELIGQFLFSQGSD; this is translated from the coding sequence ATGGTGTCGAAAAAAATTGAGTTAATGGTAGGTTTATTTGCAGCAATAGGTATTGCTGCGTTGCTTATGCTTGCGCTGAAAGTTGCTGATAGCGGTATTTCTGGTAATAGTGAGACATATCAACTTTATGCTAAGTTTGATAACATTGGCGGTCTAAAAGTTCGTTCAGCGATAAAAGTGGGTGGTGTTGTTGTCGGTCGTGTTAGTCATATTACCATCGATGCAAAAGATTATACGCCAGTAGTCACTTTAGATATTTATACACAGTATATTAATTTTTCAGAAGCAACGTCGGTCTCTATTTTAACCGCAGGTTTGTTGGGTGAGCAATATGTTGGCTTACGCCCTGGTTTTGTTGATGAATCGGTAGGCACGCTAGTTCCAGGTGACTTTATTGAAGATACTAAACCAGCATTAGTACTAGAAGAATTAATAGGACAATTTTTATTTAGTCAAGGAAGTGACTAG
- a CDS encoding TrmH family RNA methyltransferase, with protein MHSKIQLSKEDLRQDKPTRDEYVKQAKIPLILVLDHVTNSYNIGAFIRLADAFAIQKIIVCGELTISDKKLKKASRNEAKWVDIEYSDSTTASLQSLIDEGYTVFGVELCQQSVDYKEMTYPTACALVLGNERKGVSEAALKLSNHQIHISMFGMGNSLNVSTAGAIVLAECADQIRKISANIVTD; from the coding sequence ATGCATTCAAAAATACAATTAAGTAAAGAAGACCTCAGACAAGATAAACCGACCCGCGATGAATATGTAAAGCAGGCAAAAATTCCTTTAATATTGGTTTTAGATCATGTCACTAATAGCTACAACATAGGTGCATTTATTCGTTTAGCGGATGCTTTTGCTATTCAAAAAATTATTGTTTGTGGCGAACTCACAATTTCAGATAAAAAATTGAAAAAGGCCTCTAGAAATGAAGCGAAATGGGTCGATATTGAATACAGTGATAGCACAACGGCAAGCTTACAATCATTAATAGACGAAGGTTATACTGTTTTTGGCGTAGAACTCTGTCAGCAGTCGGTTGACTATAAAGAGATGACCTATCCAACTGCTTGTGCGTTAGTGTTAGGTAATGAACGAAAGGGCGTAAGTGAAGCAGCATTAAAGCTAAGCAATCATCAAATACACATTTCTATGTTTGGTATGGGTAATTCTCTGAATGTATCAACGGCGGGTGCTATCGTCTTAGCTGAGTGCGCTGATCAAATCCGCAAAATATCAGCAAATATAGTTACGGATTAA
- a CDS encoding endonuclease/exonuclease/phosphatase family protein codes for MLTILTFFTLFTVLTTLLPLSRHPHWIVRGMDFPRLQFTILATILLLAHFIFLDPQRVSTQALIISTTLCLIWQLSWIIPYTFIYPKEVKTSTECDADKQLSIITSNVLTPNRNAEALIALVKKHQPDVLVTLESDLWWEEQLNVLETDMPYSVKCPLDNLYGMHVFSRLPIAEQEICYLVEKDVPSIHTTIELRSGDKVRVHFLHPAPPSPTENVESAERDAELMIVARSVADSEQPVIVTGDLNDVAWSATTRLFRKISGLLDPRVGRGVFNTFHVDYPLVRWPLDHLFHSKHFTLQKIQRLPSIGSDHFPLLTQLSFTALRCNNQAGIKADTAEHKWAQEISEKQNVSKGDVPKPGETS; via the coding sequence ATGTTAACCATACTCACATTTTTCACCCTGTTTACTGTGCTAACAACCCTTTTGCCCTTGTCTCGACATCCCCATTGGATTGTTAGAGGCATGGATTTTCCTCGCTTACAGTTCACTATACTTGCAACGATTTTGTTACTCGCCCATTTTATTTTTCTTGATCCCCAAAGAGTAAGTACGCAGGCACTGATTATTAGCACAACACTGTGTTTGATATGGCAGTTATCTTGGATAATACCCTATACTTTTATTTATCCTAAAGAGGTTAAAACCTCTACTGAATGTGATGCTGATAAACAACTTAGTATTATTACTTCAAACGTTCTAACACCCAATCGTAATGCCGAAGCACTGATAGCACTGGTTAAAAAACATCAGCCCGATGTGCTAGTCACACTAGAATCAGACCTATGGTGGGAAGAACAGCTTAACGTTCTAGAAACTGACATGCCTTATAGCGTTAAATGCCCACTTGATAACCTCTATGGCATGCATGTATTCTCGCGATTACCTATCGCCGAACAAGAAATCTGTTATTTGGTCGAAAAAGATGTTCCGTCAATACACACCACAATAGAGTTGCGTAGCGGCGATAAAGTGCGAGTGCATTTTCTTCATCCTGCGCCGCCAAGCCCAACAGAGAATGTTGAATCTGCAGAGCGTGATGCTGAGCTGATGATTGTTGCTCGAAGTGTTGCTGACAGTGAGCAACCCGTTATTGTGACAGGCGATCTTAATGATGTTGCTTGGTCAGCTACCACACGACTGTTTCGTAAAATTAGTGGTTTACTCGATCCTCGCGTTGGACGAGGAGTATTTAACACTTTTCATGTCGACTACCCATTGGTTCGATGGCCTTTAGATCATTTGTTTCACAGCAAACATTTTACATTACAAAAAATTCAGCGTTTACCGTCAATCGGTTCAGACCATTTCCCACTGTTAACCCAACTATCGTTTACTGCACTGCGTTGTAATAATCAAGCAGGTATAAAAGCAGACACGGCTGAGCATAAGTGGGCACAAGAAATATCTGAAAAACAAAATGTTAGTAAAGGTGATGTACCAAAGCCCGGTGAAACAAGTTAA
- a CDS encoding lipoprotein N-acyltransferase Lnb domain-containing protein, which yields MYHLLFKGSLFASFFICNFSVYALSSNVTSSVKDTSELVEHSKKTVLFEHPIWQAILHVKNGQPINSNYDRYLSANSFSVEKEMALTLELILNDKQSQCNYPARINFLKEFLDFNETIDLSHCDSYQEYLQKVPITDIYLIYASENVMNASSMLGHIMLRMDGINDKGLNVSHGITFFTELEGFNIPKILYDSLVTGKKGIFQIAPYSDFVNNYLNIELRNVWEYKLSLSDIQKKLIRDIAWELGSTDLSYFFHTYNCATVTQLLIASSLPEKIPTLQSWLTPLDVVHFVEENNLVEKTNLIPSEEWELRALIDNLPQEVIAKAIQSVHSANIDLRTIYSERDKLLTIAFYKAYNKFSVRKNLINNDVYESNNVKIEQLMTRLPNFQLEVSDYKMPTAASPDGQVAVGWRNENKKDWLSINLFPVASHQGDNKKHVFGETTLTLASLDILYNPESNNIKLDNFIAYSMHSMIPYDNTLKGYSTGFRFGLERHHDVKLNKKLNAFIEGKLGFTYEFSQDIGVYAETALGIGSDSNSTYLYTTPQLGAYVYLIGDIKLHVQNSISFNKQKSDLALNTSSLFLDWQIKRDLYLSADYIKYWNSIKSTKSYGMRLRYRF from the coding sequence ATGTACCACTTATTATTTAAAGGAAGCCTATTTGCTTCCTTTTTTATATGTAATTTTAGCGTCTATGCTTTATCATCAAACGTTACATCGTCTGTTAAAGATACCAGCGAATTGGTTGAACATTCGAAAAAAACAGTACTTTTTGAACACCCGATTTGGCAAGCGATTCTCCACGTAAAAAACGGGCAACCAATCAATTCTAACTATGATCGCTACCTAAGTGCTAACAGTTTTTCAGTAGAAAAAGAAATGGCGTTAACCCTTGAATTGATTCTTAATGACAAACAAAGTCAATGTAACTATCCCGCTAGAATAAATTTTTTAAAAGAATTTTTGGATTTTAATGAGACAATAGATTTAAGTCATTGTGATAGCTATCAAGAGTATTTACAAAAAGTACCAATTACTGATATTTATTTAATATACGCTTCGGAAAACGTAATGAATGCCAGTTCGATGCTAGGTCATATTATGCTGAGGATGGATGGTATCAATGATAAAGGTTTAAACGTAAGCCACGGCATCACTTTTTTCACTGAACTAGAAGGTTTTAATATTCCTAAAATCCTTTATGATAGTTTAGTCACGGGAAAAAAAGGTATTTTTCAAATAGCCCCTTACTCTGATTTTGTAAATAACTATTTAAACATTGAACTAAGAAACGTGTGGGAGTATAAACTTTCATTATCAGATATTCAAAAGAAGCTTATTCGGGATATTGCTTGGGAGCTCGGCAGTACTGATTTATCATACTTCTTTCATACTTATAATTGTGCCACAGTTACTCAATTATTAATTGCTAGCTCCTTACCAGAGAAAATTCCCACATTACAATCATGGCTAACACCTCTAGACGTTGTTCATTTCGTCGAGGAGAATAATTTAGTAGAGAAGACCAATCTTATCCCATCAGAAGAATGGGAACTACGTGCATTAATTGATAACTTACCACAAGAGGTAATAGCCAAAGCAATACAGTCAGTCCATAGTGCAAATATTGATTTGAGAACGATTTATTCGGAAAGAGACAAATTGCTGACCATAGCATTTTACAAAGCTTACAATAAGTTTTCCGTGAGAAAAAATTTAATCAATAACGACGTTTATGAGAGTAACAATGTAAAAATTGAGCAATTAATGACAAGACTGCCCAATTTTCAGCTTGAAGTAAGTGATTATAAAATGCCAACTGCTGCCTCACCTGATGGACAAGTTGCTGTTGGTTGGCGAAATGAAAATAAAAAAGACTGGCTGTCAATTAATCTATTTCCTGTGGCAAGTCATCAAGGCGATAACAAAAAACACGTTTTTGGGGAAACAACACTTACACTTGCATCTCTTGATATATTGTATAATCCTGAATCTAACAATATTAAACTTGATAATTTTATTGCCTATTCTATGCATTCTATGATCCCTTATGATAATACATTAAAAGGGTATTCAACGGGTTTTCGATTTGGGTTAGAGAGACATCATGATGTTAAGCTTAATAAAAAGTTAAATGCCTTTATAGAAGGAAAACTTGGATTTACTTATGAATTTAGCCAAGACATCGGAGTATATGCTGAAACTGCACTAGGTATTGGTAGTGACAGCAACTCAACATACTTGTATACAACACCACAATTAGGAGCATACGTATATTTAATTGGCGACATAAAATTACATGTTCAGAATAGTATTAGTTTTAATAAGCAAAAGTCCGATCTTGCCTTAAATACATCGTCACTCTTTCTTGACTGGCAAATTAAAAGAGACTTATATCTGTCTGCTGATTACATCAAATATTGGAATTCTATTAAATCAACTAAGTCATATGGGATGCGTTTAAGATATAGGTTTTAG